GTAAGGTGTGATTACCAAGAAGATAAGCAGCTGTGAGAGAGCTTTTAGTGACAGTCCTGCACTGGGGCTGAAGGAAACCATTCCATCATTTTACTGTATCTGATGCTTGAGGGTGATATGTACATTGAGAgctccattttacatttccatgaaTCTACTCTTGTTATAGCTTGGCTGCGAACAAGAGATGCTGTATATATTGGTTCAGATTAGGTTGAGCTGTAAGACACAGATACCCTGAGAACAATCGTGGTTTAACCAAGATagacttttatttctctctcacgtTGAGCTCCAGGGATGGTATGGTGTTTAACGGTGTCAGAGATTCCGACTTTTTTCCATCTTCTTGTTCCACCAGCCTCAACATGGCTCTTCCTTCTCAGGTGCAATATGACTGCTTGAGTTCCAGCTTTCAGGTTTGCATTCAAATCagcaggaaagaggaaggggaaagaaggaCTCATCACCCTCTTTATAAGGCCAACTTCTAGAAGTTGCACACAGCAGTTCTCCTTACAGAGCATTGGACAGAACTTACGTGTGGCCGCACATAACTGGAAAGAAGGATGGGAAACTAGGACTTATTCTGGAAGTCCATGTGcgcaaataaaacagaaagttcTATTAGGAACTGTGGAATTATGGATGTTGGGGAACAATTCTCTGCCTGCCATGTCTCTAAATAATTTCTTTAGATCCAGAAAGGGGGAATTCTCCAGTGGCTGCTTTTACCAATAAAGCAGTCCCACAATTTCCATAAAAATCAATCGTTTAAGAACATATTTGCCCTGAGGGGAGGGGTTTCCAATATTATCTACCCCCGAGCACTAGGCAAAGTAttaagcagaaatttaaaaacaaataggcTAGGTATTCTGTTTTGCTGGCAAACTTCCCTCTAGGGATTTCTTGAAGTTTCTGCAGGCTGTTACAGGCACCTAGAGCTTGTTCCTGTGTCACACTTTCCTCCCTGACTTCACCATGAGTTATCTCTATTGGTGTGCTTGCCTCTGAGTGAGAAGGTAATTGGCCTTGTTGGAGTATAAGTAAAATAGTTAGACTGTGTATCATCTCAAGGTGATTTTAATTAGAAATGTCAGCCAGTTGAATTTTCAGAGACCCATGCCATACAGATATGTATTCAATACTCCAATCCTTAAACTCCAGTGGTCTATATATCTATTTGCCctctagagcagtgctgtccactagaactttctgtgatgaacGAAATATTCTGCATCTGTGCAATCCAGTATGACAGCCACTAGCCGCATGTAGCTATCAAGCACTTGAAAAGTGGTTAGTGCacctaaagaattttattttatttttttgtttgttttttggtcacacggcatgtgggatcttagttccccaaccagggaccaaacccgtgtcccctgcattgggagaacagagtcttaaccactggacagccagggaagtcccacaagaattgtatttttaattttattaaattttaattaatctaaatagtcacatgtagctagtggctaccatatcagACAGCACAGCCCTAAGGTATCCTGTTTAAAGATCCATATGATTTGGATCCATTTTTAGTAATATGATGAAGAGATCCAAGTTTAATACAGATGTGGGAGATGCAGATTTCAGAATTCACACATGCCAATTAATTTCTGGTCTTCTTTTTTGGGGTAGGGTGTTTCAAGGGCGAGGGCTTTTCCCTGATCTTAGGCAGAATTTTTCTCCCCCAATTTACTgaaaattttatggttttatggTTCATTCCTTTTAATCATAAAATCAATAAGGGAAGACATAGTTTTGGGTtgcagttgctttttaaaaaatcaggtttactgagatatattttacatacaatgaaattcaTCCTCCTTAGCTGTACTGTCCTATGAGTTTTAACAAGCATATTCATTGTGTAATCACCACCACTATCAAGATAAAGGCTATTTCTACCACCCCCATAACGTTCCTCACAGGCATAATTGTTTTCAATTCACTCCTGGTTAATGTGTCATAAGTGTAACGAACAATTTTAATACTCGCATTAGGTTTAGGTCATCTCTTTAACTTCTGCTTTATTGGATTGtgcctcaggggaaaaaaatctactgaGGTCATATAATAAATGAGACTTGTTGGGGCAGCCAAGGGAAAGCAAACTGGTGATGGACATAGTTTATTGATATTGAGAAGAATATATCAGCCAGATGAATGCATACACGCTAATCAAGGATTGACTTAGAAAGATCTTTTACTAAGGAAATAATATCAGGTACAATGctaaccacattttgtttatttttatttattctttttaaccttttttaaatttttattttattttatttttggctgcattgggtcttcgttgctgcgcgcgggctttctctagttgtggtgagccggggctactcttcgttgcagtgcgcgggcttcttactgcgggggcttctcttgctgcggatcacgggctctaggcgcgcgggcttcagtagttgtggctcacaggctccgtagttgtggctcgcaggctctagagcacaggctcagtagttgtggcgcacgggcttagttgctccgcggcatgtgggatcttcctggaccagggctcgaacccgtgtcgcctgcattggcaggcggattcttaaccactgcaccaccagggaagccctatttttaaaaaattagatgagtgaaatatataaaaagtactTAGAACAATCCCTGGCATCTAGTAAGCACGATTTAAGaattagctattaaaaaaaaagaattagctattattctttaaaaaaaatttattgatagttgatttacaacattgtgtttgtttcaggtgtacagtaaagtgattcagttatattttttttcagattaaattccactataggttattataagatattgagcataattccatgtgctatacagtaaatccttgttgcttatctattttaggtatagtagtttgtatctgttaattccctactcctaatttgtctctccctccctcttccctttggtaatcataaatttgttttctatgtctgtgagtgtgttttgcatacagattcatttgtattagtttttagattccatatataagtgatatcatataatatttgtctttctctgacttcactaggtataatattctctaggtccatccaggttgctgcaaatggcattctttattttttaattaaaaaaatttttgttttacttttaaaaaattgaagtatagttgatttagtgttgtgttaatttctgctgtacagcaaagtgactcagttatacatttatatatatacacattattattattatttttaacagtcactatactttttatttttattttttattttattttttatttttggctctgtgggtccttgttgctgtgcgcagcctttctctagttgcggcgagcgggggctactcttccttgcggtgcgcgggcttctcattgcggtggcttctcttgtttcagagcacgggctctaggcatgcgggcttcagtagttgtggcacgcgggctcagtagttgtggcgcacaggtttagttgctctgcggcatgtgggatcttcccagaccaggtcttgaacccgtgtcccctgcattggcaaacggattcttaacaactgtgccaccaaggaagccctacacattattttcttaatattattttccattatggtttgtcccgggacattgaatatatttccctgtgctataaagtaggaccttattgtccaatatttcattcttttttttaatcactgagtAATATTTAGAATTAGCTAtttggagggagggataaattgggagattgggattgacatatacacactactctaaataaaatagataactaataagaacctgctgaacagcacagggaactctactcagtactctgtaatggcctatatgggaaaagaatctaaaaaaaaagagtggatatatgtatatgtataactgattcactttgctgtacacctgaaactaacacaacattgtaaatcagctatacttcaataaaaattaaaaaaaagaattagctattatttttatatggtatttttcatttttattatatttatttatttggctgcattgtctttgttgctgtgtgcgggctttctctagttgtggtgagcggggggctactcttcgttgaggtgcgcaggcttctcattgcggtggcttctcttgttgtgggtcacgggctctaggcgcgtggcttcagtagttgcggttcacgggctctagagcgcaggctccgtagttgtggcgcaccagcttagttgctccgcggcatgtgggatcttcccggaccagggctcgaacccatgtcccctgcattggcaggtggattcttaaccactgtgccaccagggaagttcctaactATTATTCTTAATATTGTTATAATTCACAATTAACTTCTGAGATTCACCTACCTTTGGACTGGCCAAAATGAGATGTTAAAGAGTTCTGTTGGTGGGATGGATTATCTCAAGTTTCTCCAACTATTTTATCATAATTGTTTTTTTACATACTCTGTTAGAGACTTGGCACTgtttcatatttacatttttttggtgGGGAAGTGAAATTCCAGAGGTTCAGAGTGGGAGCTTTTCTATTTCCCGGAATTGCAGTAGTAAATTCAACATACCCAAGGGCAGGTGAAATCACCATAGGaacttttttgtttctctgtaaccTCATTTAATGTTATCACAACTTATTCCTTTAGATACTTTCTCCTCCACATGCCCCAACAGTCAAAATAGCCCTCTTATTAGATTAGGTTTCCTAATTAAAAGTTCCTGTTGATCCTGTATCCCAAATTTCCTAGAATTCTGCAATATTGTCCTTTGTCCAAAGTTTTAATAGAGTGTAGTGTTTCCAGACAGATCTACTACTGTAACAGATCTGGAGGGAAGGAAATTGAAGTTATTTGTGCTGTCCTGGGAGAGGATCTGGCTTGATCTTCAGGGCAAAGCTCTTTAAACTCAGAGGGTGAATCAGAGGAGGTGTGTTGAAGTGCTTCCTTTCCTGTATGTACTGAGAAAACATGTTCTTAAAATTTGTAAGCTCTTTGTCTTGGGGATTCCCTTTGGCTTCGTTCCCAGCACTTCTCAACTGCATGAGTTGAGGGTTTGCCAAGATTCTTTCTATGGCTGTAGCTTCTGTATCTGCTAGAATTGGACGGTTTTTGATGCTTCTTTAATCTCTTTTGTAAATGTATTAAGTTGCTAGTGGGCCtcttatgtttttgagattttgcTATCCCCAAATCTAATGATCTATGACCAGAAAAGACTCTTTATCTCTACCTTCCCTGGcttctcaaattctttttttttaaatttaatatttatttatttattatttattttggctgcgccgggtcctagttgcggcatgcgggatcttcgttgccacatgcggcatctttagctgcggcatgcggaatctttagttgcagcatgcaaactcttagttgcggcatgcatgtggggtctagttcccggaccagggatcgaacccgggccccctgcattgggagcgcggagtcttagccactggaccaccagagaagtccctcaaattctttttcatttttcagttttctagcAGCTTATCCTACAGCCTCCAGTAAAGGCTACTAAGAGAGggcctacattttttttaagagaaagattGTAAACTCTACTCTgcctgtccaatatggtagccactagtcacatacggctataatttaaatttaactagtttagaattaaatgaaaatttcagcCCATTAGTTGCACCAGCCAATGGCATTTTCAGTGCTCAAGagtacatgtggctagtggctgctctATTGGGCAGCTCAGATATAAACATTTCCATCAaagcagaaagttctattgggcaGGGCTGCTCTAGATGTTCTCTGATGATCACACTCACTTTATAGATATTATGACTCTCTACTTTTGTAGACCTTCTTTCTAAAGTTAATTTTGAAGGGTTGCCTTCTGTtggtatatttctttatattcaattatttaacaaaaatataaacattgcAACAGAGCAATGATTAGTATATTTTCATGGCTGCTGTCCGAGGCACAGCCAAACTGCAGAAGTGCTGGTGCTGCCAAAGCCTCTACATTTGGCCATATTTATCccgacgttttttttttttaacttttggctgcgttgggtcttcgttgcggcgagcagggtctgctctttgttgcggtgcgcgggcttctcattgcggtggcttctcttgttgcagagcacgggctctagggcaggtgggcttcagtagttgtggcgcacgggcttagttgctccgcggcatgtgggatcttcccagaccagggctcgaacccgtgtccgctgctttggcaggcggattattaaccactgcgccaccagggaagtcccactccaaCATTCTTCACGAAAAAGTTAGAGAAAAGGTTACACATATAAAAGTcagggtagggacttccctggtggcgcagtggttaagaatccgcctgccaatgcagcgcacacgggttcgagccctggtctgggaagatcccgcatgccgcggagcaactaagcccgtgcgccacaactacggagcctgcgctctagagcctgcaagccacaactactgaagccgcgcgcctagagccggtgctctgcaacaagagaagccaccacaacgaagagtagcccctgctcaccgcaactagagaaagcctgcgcgcagcaacgaagacccaacgcagccaaataaataaaaatttaaaaaatgtgtatatatttttaaaaatgttggagTATTCCAACAAATTGTTCACAAATCCCTTGATTTCTTGCTCCAAGGCTAAATCCCACTGTCGGCCACTAGGTGGAGATGGGAGCCTATTGAACATTCTCTAGCTTTACAGAACATGTAAAATTCAGATTCTTGGCAATGGATAATCTGACTTTTCCCTCAAAAATCTTAGACCAtttctcataaaaattaaaaattatcccacagttttatttatttcttttaaagttttatgtttatttatttatttttaaaattttattatttttttcacttttatttatttatttatttactactaTTATTCTGGCCACatcgcgtggcatgtgggatcttagttctctgaccagggatcaaacctgtgccccctgcattgggagcacagagtcttaaccactggacagccagggaagaccctaattttattattttttattgaagtatagttgatttacaatgttgtgttaatctctgctgtacagcaaagtgattcagctatacatatatatattctttttcatattattttccattatggtttatcccagatattgaatatagttccctgtgctatacagtagaaccttgttgtttatccatcctatagataatagtttacatctgctcatcccagactcccagtccttccctctcccatccaCAGTTTTAATTTCCTATAGTTGTCCAATAaaacagggaaaggaaagaagtactAAATCATTTACCTTCCATGCTTCCTTGGGACAACCCTCTACCCCCAGGAGGGCAAGGTTCAAAACCTGATTTGATGGTTAGAATCCTGAGTTAACTTACAGCTTTATGACTGCAGTCTGATGACACCACATTAGGAGGAATTCTTGGCCAAACAGAAAGTCAGGGAGACCATCTTCTTTTCGTCAAACCCTATATTAATCTATTGGTTCTGCTTATAAGCAGAGGATGGGATGTTCAGTATTCTAAGGTAACagtcaaaatgatttttaaactagGTTTAAAAATGtggctacaaaacagaaatagagtcacaggtgtagaaaacaaacttatggttaccaagggggaaagggagggagggataaattgggagattgggattgacatatacacgctactatatataaaatagataactaataagggactactgtacagcacagggaactctactcaatcctctgtaatgacctatatgggaaaagaacctaaataagagtggatatatgtatatgtataatcgattcagtttgttgtacagcagtaacaaacacaacattgtaaatcaactatactccaataaaaattaattttaaaaatgtggcaaTCACCCCAAAGTTCTGGATCTTGGAGTGGAGACTTCCACAGGAGCCAATGTCAGCCCGTCAGGTCCCAGCTTCAGGGGCTGAAGGGAGACCAAGGGGAGAGGCTGGTTCCCATGTCTGAGGGCCAGTCACGAAGGTGGTTACTTTCTGAGGTTTTCTAACAAGGAGAGAGTCTTTAGGATTTCCCAGAGCAGGGATAAACGCACACTAGAGTCACCAGCTCTCCTTTGCTCCCAGCCCAGACCACAGTGGGTTGAGGAGGAAAAACACGGGGTGGTGTGGCCCCGAGGTGTAGTGAGTGGACACCAGAGGGTCATAAGGGAGTAACTCACTTCACGGTGACAGGTCTGTCCAGACTGGGGTGCTCCACGTGGCAGGGGTAGACATCTCCCTGCTGACGGGTCATTTCCAGCATCACCAGGAGCTGGGAGGTCCAGTCTCCAACATAGATCAGGTGGATGGACGCAACCCCAGCTGTTTTCTTCTGTCCATTCAGGAACCAGCGGACTTGCATGTGGCCTGGATAGAAATCAGTCACATGGCAGATGAGCAGGTTGTGGGCTTGCAGGGGCTCTTTCTTGGAGGGGGAGACGTTCACTTTAGGTTGGACTAGGAGTGCGGGAAAGAATCTTGTTATGACAACGGAGACAGCTAATTCAGTGCGTTGAGTGATTTTCTTGCCaaattgacattaaaaaaaaaatttaaattgaagtatagttaacgtACAAGattatataagttacagttgtacaatacagtgattcaccaTTTT
Above is a genomic segment from Eubalaena glacialis isolate mEubGla1 chromosome 7, mEubGla1.1.hap2.+ XY, whole genome shotgun sequence containing:
- the LOC133095721 gene encoding LOW QUALITY PROTEIN: HLA class II histocompatibility antigen, DP beta 1 chain-like (The sequence of the model RefSeq protein was modified relative to this genomic sequence to represent the inferred CDS: inserted 1 base in 1 codon; substituted 1 base at 1 genomic stop codon) — translated: MRTSEKSRVTDRYWKXYLYNRVVYIQFDSAMGAFVAVTKMGHPAKNWNIQREFLGLRQSVGGHXCANKLHMDKGFTLKHRVQPKVNVSPSKKEPLQAHNLLICHVTDFYPGHMQVRWFLNGQKKTAGVASIHLIYVGDWTSQLLVMLEMTRQQGDVYPCHVEHPSLDRPVTVK